One stretch of Prunus persica cultivar Lovell chromosome G1, Prunus_persica_NCBIv2, whole genome shotgun sequence DNA includes these proteins:
- the LOC18788305 gene encoding auxin-responsive protein IAA31 isoform X2, whose product MGRAAHSSSSSIDSSSHPDLLLPVPAGSSSSSSLSQKINGNYGNSHINTRTDLSTDLRLGLSISPSSHSDLSSTSTPGEEALINWPPIKSILRSRLAGKADHPSLFVKVYMEGIPIGRKLNLFAHDGYAALITTLSLMFKATILCPEENHVHSDKYHVLTYEDQEGDWMLVGDVPWEIFLTTVKRLKITRADRC is encoded by the exons ATGGGAAGAGCTGCacattcatcatcttcttcaatagATAGCAGCAGCCATcctgatcttcttcttcctgtgCCTGCTggctcatcatcttcttcctctctttctcagAAAATCAATGGCAATTATGGTAACAGTCATATCAACACAAGAACAGATTTGAGCACTGATCTAAGACTTGGCCTCAGCATCTCCCCCTCTAGTCACAGTGACTTGTCTTCCACTTCAACCCCAGG GGAGGAAGCACTGATAAACTGGCCACCAATCAAATCTATCTTGAGGAGCAGACTTGCAGGAAAAGCAGACCATCCCTCCTTATTTGTGAAGGTCTACATGGAAGGCATTCCAATTGGTAGAAAACTGAATCTGTTTGCACATGATGGCTATGCTGCTTTGATTACAACTCTTAGCCTCATGTTCAAGGCCACCATTCTAT GTCCTGAGGAAAATCATGTTCATTCAGACAAATATCATGTGCTGACTTATGAAGATCAAGAAGGAGATTGGATGCTGGTTGGAGATGTGCCTTGGGA gataTTCTTGACAACTGTGAAAAGATTGAAGATCACCAGAGCAGACAGATgttag
- the LOC18788305 gene encoding auxin-responsive protein IAA31 isoform X1 → MGRAAHSSSSSIDSSSHPDLLLPVPAGSSSSSSLSQKINGNYGNSHINTRTDLSTDLRLGLSISPSSHSDLSSTSTPGEEALINWPPIKSILRSRLAGKADHPSLFVKVYMEGIPIGRKLNLFAHDGYAALITTLSLMFKATILSGPEENHVHSDKYHVLTYEDQEGDWMLVGDVPWEIFLTTVKRLKITRADRC, encoded by the exons ATGGGAAGAGCTGCacattcatcatcttcttcaatagATAGCAGCAGCCATcctgatcttcttcttcctgtgCCTGCTggctcatcatcttcttcctctctttctcagAAAATCAATGGCAATTATGGTAACAGTCATATCAACACAAGAACAGATTTGAGCACTGATCTAAGACTTGGCCTCAGCATCTCCCCCTCTAGTCACAGTGACTTGTCTTCCACTTCAACCCCAGG GGAGGAAGCACTGATAAACTGGCCACCAATCAAATCTATCTTGAGGAGCAGACTTGCAGGAAAAGCAGACCATCCCTCCTTATTTGTGAAGGTCTACATGGAAGGCATTCCAATTGGTAGAAAACTGAATCTGTTTGCACATGATGGCTATGCTGCTTTGATTACAACTCTTAGCCTCATGTTCAAGGCCACCATTCTAT CAGGTCCTGAGGAAAATCATGTTCATTCAGACAAATATCATGTGCTGACTTATGAAGATCAAGAAGGAGATTGGATGCTGGTTGGAGATGTGCCTTGGGA gataTTCTTGACAACTGTGAAAAGATTGAAGATCACCAGAGCAGACAGATgttag